The following coding sequences are from one Halomicrobium zhouii window:
- a CDS encoding metal-dependent transcriptional regulator, whose amino-acid sequence MLSAKMEDYLKAIYRLQRDGDGPVTTSALADALDVTPPTASSMLDTLEERGFVEREKYQGTRLTRDGETVALEVIRHHRLLETYLTEQLGFDWTEVHDEADRLEHHISEEFERRVAAALDDPVVDPHGDPIPSETLEPLDGTPGITLAEQEPGDVVVVERVSDRDPEELSYLSKQGITPDQRVEVLDVAPIGMMTVRVDGDEVSLPDRVTEMIQVITVEEAEL is encoded by the coding sequence ATGCTGAGCGCAAAGATGGAGGACTATCTGAAAGCCATCTACCGCCTCCAGCGCGACGGCGACGGCCCGGTGACGACCTCGGCGCTTGCCGACGCGCTCGACGTGACACCGCCGACGGCCTCGAGTATGCTCGATACCCTCGAGGAACGGGGATTCGTCGAACGGGAGAAGTACCAGGGGACGAGGCTCACGCGGGACGGCGAGACGGTGGCGCTCGAGGTCATCCGCCACCACCGGTTGCTCGAGACGTACCTCACGGAGCAACTGGGGTTCGACTGGACGGAGGTCCACGACGAGGCCGACCGACTCGAGCACCACATCAGCGAGGAGTTCGAACGCCGCGTCGCCGCAGCGCTCGACGACCCTGTGGTCGACCCCCACGGAGACCCCATCCCCAGCGAGACGCTGGAGCCCCTGGACGGGACCCCTGGCATCACGCTCGCGGAACAGGAACCCGGAGACGTGGTCGTGGTCGAACGGGTCAGCGACCGGGACCCCGAGGAACTGTCGTACCTTTCGAAGCAGGGAATTACGCCGGACCAGCGGGTGGAAGTCCTCGACGTGGCGCCCATCGGCATGATGACCGTCCGCGTGGACGGCGACGAGGTGTCGCTGCCCGACCGCGTGACGGAGATGATCCAGGTTATCACCGTCGAAGAAGCGGAACTCTGA
- a CDS encoding MTH865 family protein — protein MVDKADLREQFTEAFEGADYPISSPMDLVPALPNGPSTKFESGDFSMTAMELNTKLSGDFPYDDVESFVDDVMTDLEDQDLI, from the coding sequence ATGGTCGACAAAGCGGATCTCAGAGAGCAGTTCACCGAGGCGTTCGAGGGCGCAGACTACCCCATCTCAAGTCCGATGGACCTCGTGCCGGCGCTTCCGAACGGCCCGTCGACGAAGTTCGAATCGGGCGATTTCTCCATGACGGCGATGGAACTGAACACGAAACTCTCCGGCGATTTCCCATACGACGACGTCGAGTCGTTCGTCGACGACGTGATGACCGATCTCGAAGACCAGGACCTCATATAG
- a CDS encoding metal-dependent hydrolase: MKQLGHYGTALLLYSPVALFLLASGEDALALGGGALAITLAMAPDCDRPIPFVDHRGPTHTFGFAILVGLLVGAAGWVVGSQVDAAAAQTFGRFAFAVGALTVVSHLLADVITPMGIRPFWPLSDRHFTLDLVYAKNWAANVLLFVLGAVATLLVVFASRGA; this comes from the coding sequence ATGAAGCAGCTGGGTCACTACGGGACAGCCCTCCTCCTGTACTCGCCGGTCGCACTCTTTCTCCTCGCCAGCGGTGAGGACGCCCTCGCACTCGGCGGTGGCGCGCTCGCCATCACACTGGCGATGGCGCCGGACTGCGACCGCCCCATTCCGTTCGTGGACCACCGCGGACCGACTCACACGTTCGGGTTCGCGATTCTCGTCGGACTCCTCGTGGGCGCGGCTGGGTGGGTCGTCGGGTCGCAGGTCGATGCTGCGGCGGCGCAAACGTTCGGCCGGTTCGCGTTCGCCGTCGGCGCGCTGACGGTCGTTTCGCACCTGCTGGCCGACGTCATCACGCCGATGGGGATTCGGCCGTTCTGGCCGCTCTCCGACCGCCACTTCACGCTCGACCTGGTGTACGCGAAGAACTGGGCCGCGAACGTCCTGCTGTTCGTCCTCGGTGCCGTCGCGACGCTACTGGTCGTGTTCGCGAGTCGCGGAGCCTGA